In Candidatus Manganitrophus morganii, the genomic window GATGTGATGCGCATCGAACGAGCCGTAGAAATTGCCGACGCCGGCGTGATCGCGGCCGACGATGAAGTGGGTCACCCCATAGTTCTTCCGGCAGATGGCGTGGAAGATCGCTTCCTTGGGGCCGGCATAGCGCATCGCCGCCGGGAAGACGGCGAGGATCGTCCGGTCTTTCGGGTAGTAGTTCTCGAGGAGCACTTTGTAGCAACGCATCCGGACATCGGCGGGGACATCGTCGCTCTTCGTCTCCCCGACGATCGGGTGCAGCAGGAGGCCGTCGGTGATCTCCAGGGCACACTTCTGAATATACTCGTGGGCGCGATGGATCGGGTTGCGGGTCTGGAAGGCGACGATCCGCTTCCATCCTTTCTCCTCGAAGAGCTTGCGCGTCTGCGCCGGGTCCATCTGGTGCTCGTGAAAGCGCTGGATCGGCGAGCGGCGGAGCATCTCGATCTTGCCTCCGAGATAAAAGTCGCCGAGGGTCTGTGTGTAGGCGACGCCGGGGTGGCTGGCGTCGTTCGTTCCGTACGCGGTGAGCGCCTCTTTCTCTTTATCGAAGGGGTAGATTTCGTCGATCTTCAGAATGGCGAGCGGCAGCCCGGTTTCCTGGATCAAGGCCACTTCCATCCCTGGCTTCAATTCGGCGGCTTCGGCGGCGGTGACCGAGAGGGTGATCGGGAGGCTCCAGGGGAGGCCATTCGCGAGCCGCATCCGATCCAGCACGCTCTGGTAATCGGCGCTCCCCATGAATCCTTCCAGGGGGGAGAAGACGCC contains:
- the sat gene encoding sulfate adenylyltransferase — encoded protein: MAISIPHGGRLINRFVDPKEVDRLTQKAAQMKKIELTPREISDLELIAIGVFSPLEGFMGSADYQSVLDRMRLANGLPWSLPITLSVTAAEAAELKPGMEVALIQETGLPLAILKIDEIYPFDKEKEALTAYGTNDASHPGVAYTQTLGDFYLGGKIEMLRRSPIQRFHEHQMDPAQTRKLFEEKGWKRIVAFQTRNPIHRAHEYIQKCALEITDGLLLHPIVGETKSDDVPADVRMRCYKVLLENYYPKDRTILAVFPAAMRYAGPKEAIFHAICRKNYGVTHFIVGRDHAGVGNFYGSFDAHHIFQKFTLEELGIQPLFFDHTFYCKRCLGMVSAKTCPHDSSEHIALSGTKVREMLRGGIKPPPEFSRAEVAAILIEAMSDPARQPK